ACTTTGGTATGTCCGAGACCGACAAATCCCTAAAAAATGTATTAAATGGTCCGGATAATATTCGAGATAACGTTATAAATTATCCCAAAAACAAGAACCTTTTTTTACTGGATTTAGCAGCTCAAGATGACTGTTTACAGCAGGAAGATACCAGCGATAAACAGGCAGAGAAACTACTGGAAATTGCCAGCAGTATTTTTGAAGTAGTAGTTGTTGATTGTTCAACTAATTTTAATAATCCTATAACGAGGGCAGCACTAATCTACTGTACAAAAATCATTAACATATTTCAGCCTACTTTAGAGGGCATATCGTTTACACTGTCTCACAAAGTTTTAATTGAGCGTTTGGGCTTATTGCCAAAAACCTCATTTGTTATTAACAAAGATCAAAAGATGATTGAATATAGTAGGCTTAAAAAACTGGTTGAAACAGATATTCTTGTAAAGCTACCTATGTGTGTAAGTATTCAAAAAAGTGCAGTTACTGGTATCCCCCTTACTATATCAGGTGCAAGTAGCTGGGATGAAAACAAGTATCTCAAAAAGATTTATTCTTTGGCAGAATTTTTGCTTAGTAGTTAATGAAAGGTAATGCCATGTTAAAAAGATCAATTCATGAAGTAATTAATGACCAATCATTAATTAATGTAGATTCAAAGAGTT
This Clostridium sp. 'deep sea' DNA region includes the following protein-coding sequences:
- a CDS encoding ParA family protein, whose translation is MIVAIWGANGAGKTTLSTMLSSEIAKSKFTLVIAGALTHSSVQHNFGMSETDKSLKNVLNGPDNIRDNVINYPKNKNLFLLDLAAQDDCLQQEDTSDKQAEKLLEIASSIFEVVVVDCSTNFNNPITRAALIYCTKIINIFQPTLEGISFTLSHKVLIERLGLLPKTSFVINKDQKMIEYSRLKKLVETDILVKLPMCVSIQKSAVTGIPLTISGASSWDENKYLKKIYSLAEFLLSS